A window of Odocoileus virginianus isolate 20LAN1187 ecotype Illinois chromosome 3, Ovbor_1.2, whole genome shotgun sequence genomic DNA:
TGACTTCAGAGggtgaaactgtcacaacacaaTGGGCCTTAAAGTGGCATGTGAAGCTCCACAACAGAGTTTTGAGGAAACAGTTACCTGGTCTGATGTAGATTTCTCAAAATTACGGTGCTCTACTGAGATCAGAATAAAAACTTACAAGAAAGAACAAGTAGATGATGGCAAAGCTACTGAAAAAACTTAGAATTAACATTTTACTCATGATGCCCAAACAAGTTTTTCTAACATTTTGTGATATTGTGGTGtgtaataagaaatatatttggtctttgtctgaATTCCTTAGCAGAGATCTTAAATTCCTCAGAATTTCCTAAATGAAATGAGGCTTTCTCAGGTATCTTATTCATAAGGAACTCCTTCTAGCAGCACCTGAATTTATGTTAATGAGGTTACTTATGGAAAGCCCTAAGGATGGGAGCTGGTTACCAGGAAACTAACCATACCTTCAATGGTGTGGAACTTCTAAATGCCTACCTCTTAGATCTCCAAGGGGACAAAAAGTGTAGAGATTTTATTAATCACCAGTGACTAATGGAGGcagtcttccacagtggctcagtggtaaagatttcacCTGCAATGCtgcagacacaggttcaatccctgggtcaggagaatcccctggaggagggcatggcaactcactccactattcttgcctagagaatcccatggatagaggagcctggcagccttcaGTCCATCGTGGCACAAAGAGACActaccgaagcaacttagcatgcaagcacaaaTAATGGAATCTTCCTACATATTCCCCTGTATATCTTCCACTTCTGTTGTTCCTGAGTTATACACTAGTCAGTTAAGTAATatgttttcctgagttctatgAAATACTCTAGAAAATTTAATTGCACTCTTGGAAAGAGTCATGGGAAACTCCAATATACAGCCAGGAGATTAGCAACACAGGTGATGACATGTACTAGCAATTGATTTCTGAAGTGAGGCCAGTCTTAGGGGACTGAAACTATGGGATATTGGGGTCTATCTAGGCAGATAGTGTGAGGACTGAATTAAGTTGTAATATGCCAGTCTAGCATCTGGAAATGTGCTGGTTGCTTCAAAAGTGGGAAAACCCCACACATTTGGTTTTCTGAAGTGTCAGAAAGTGTTGATGAGAGTAGACACACAAGAGGTGTCTTCTCCTTTACATCCTTCACTTCATCAGCTATTCATTCTGCCTATCTTTGGCTATCCAAATAaccaattttattaaattaagccTACTATTGGCTGGACAAGATTCTGAAGGCCACCAATGCAGAATAAGCAGGGCAGATAGTGATATTTAAAACTCCAATCAAGATATAGCAAACACCAGCTTTATTATGCAATTTGCATTACCTATGTATTGCAGCACAATATAAAAAGGATTGtgctccaaaaagaaaaaaatagatctaTAGTTCCTAATTTATAATGTCTCTTTGTCTGCTTGTTTTTCTCTAGCTTTATGACTTGGAAAATCTTATCTGAACCAGTAACCTCTGAGATATCTCCattgtgagtttctttttttctgtcacatTTGTGGCTCCCTTTTCCCTGGAGCTGTCAACAGAAATGTCAATGAAGAACAGAACTGCTTCCTCTGACTTTATCCTCCTGGGACTTCTGCTAAACAGTAAATTTACAGGGATTGTCTTTGCagttattttggctatttttgtGGTGGCTGTAACTGCAAATCTGGTCATGATATTCTTGATTCACATggactcccacctccacacccccatgtactttcTGCTCAGCCAACTATCCATCATGGACACCCTTTTCATTTGTACTACTGTCCCAAAGCTCCTGGTGGACATGGTTTCCATACAGAAGACCATTTCCTTTGTGTCCTGTGGCATCCAGATCTTTCTGTACTTAACCATGATTGGATCAGAGTTCTTCCTGTTGGGCctcatggcctatgaccgctatgtggctgTCTGCAACCCTCTTAGGTACCCCGTGTTGATGAACCGCAGAGTGTGTCTTCTTCTGGCTGCTGGTGCCTGGTTTGGTGGATCCCTGGATGGCTTTCTGCTCACCCCTATCACCATGAACGTCCCATACTGTGGATCCCGCATCATCGATCATTTCTTCTGTGAGATCCCTGCTGTTCTCAAATTGGCCTGTGCTGATACATCCTTGTATGAAACCTTAATGTACATCTGCTGTGTGCTCATGTTGCTCATCCCCATCTCTATTATCTCAACCTCCTACTCCCTCATTTTGTTAACTGTCCACCGCATGCGCTCTGCTGAGGGCCGGAAAAAGGCCTTTACCACTTGTTCTTCCCACTTGACTGTAGTCAGCATTTTCTATGGGGCTGCCTTCTACACGTATGTGCTGCCCAAGTCATTTCACACCCCTGAGCAAGACAAGGTAGTATCAGCCTTCTATACCATTGTCACACCCATGCTCAATCCTCTCATCTACAGCCTCAGAAACAAGGATGTCATGGGggcatttaaaaagatattttcacaaTGCTTATCCACATAGAAAGTATTCACAAGTGACGCTTAAAGATTCAATAATCTGGGAATAGTTTTCCCAGTAATAACCTCAGTGTGTTTTGTTTCACAAGAGACTATCTGCagctattaaatatttttttaagaggtGACAGTTAAAGAGGATTTACCTAGCCTGGTTTCTTCCTCTTAGATGAAAGGAACCCCAAATATTTCATTAGTTATTCAGAGTCAATTTAGCTAATTGTCAAAGCTATGTATTATTAATAAGTAAGGTAAAAGTTCCTCTGAACCTAGCAGTTATctctagggggaaaaaaggagaaaaagaaagagtagataTTAGAATTCAAAtggacaaagaaacaaacaaacaaaaaattccaaaACTTTACAACCTTGTTTCCAAATCTTCTGTGCTTATCACtgtgtcaataaaaaaaaaaaaaaaaaaaaaaaccaattcccaaatgacaaaaaagacaaaccacaatTTAATCCTGCCTTTAATTATTAGATTTGCCTAAATGGATTATAAACTCTATAATCACATTTATATGAGCTGAAAAAAGTGGAATATGTTTTTAGAAGGATCACTCTATCTGTAGTtttgagaagagaagagggactGGTTGAATACAGGAAGACAGCTTGTATTGTgctgcgctaagttgcttcagtcatgtccaaccttttgtgaccctatggactgtaacctgccaggctcctctgtccatgagattctctaggcaagaatactggagtgggttaccatgacctgctccaggggagcttcctggaccagggattgaacaagtgtcttttatgtctcttgcagtggcaggtagcttctttaccactagcaccatggcCAGATACAGGAAGAAAACTTAGGAGACTTCAAATGAGAGACAAAGTTGGGATTGAATAGGGAAGTGACAAAATGGATTAAGCTCCTGAAAAGAAATATTGTTAGGAAAGAAtgtgaaataaaagataatatttttgtttcaagtgaaagaaaaatggaatttctATTTACTGAGTCTTGAAAACTTATAGATTGGCAACTTTCAACAGAAGAAATCAAGAATTCAGTTGTTGAGACTCTTCTGGAATGTCTATTAGATATGTGAATCACTTGGGGTTCATATTAGAGTTTTGGAGTTAGATTTATATCTGGTATTATTCAGAGTAGCAAAGATATTTGCAGACATAAAATGAATTGAAACCACTATGGTAAGAGTAAAAGTGTGAGCCGGATCTAAAGCATCTGTGCTCAGCaggaagcaaatgagaaaagagatAGGGATTAATGGAATAAGAAGTAATATCTCaggtacagatgaagaaatgattCAGAGATGCAGCAAGTGCAGTCTCTTGTTGAATTACAAGAACTGAGAATTGACCATTGGGTTTGGCAACATAGAAATCACTTGTGAACTTAATAATAGCAATGTCAGTGAATTTGTGCTCAGAGAAGTCTGAGTAAATTAGAGAGACATAAAGAGGGCAAGAGGAGTAGAGTAGAGTATAAatgtggcttttttcttttttcttttttttttttttttttgagaggaaaTCAGGGAAATAGAGAAGTAGCTAGAAGGATTTATGGGATCAATGTGTTTTGTTGATTGAGTGATATTATAGATATGtttaaggaaacaattctatACAAAGTTTAAATAGATGAtggacaaaaaataaagaaaaactttctcCCAGAGGGATGCTTTTTGAGAGTGACACAGAGCATAGAAAGCAGTTTAAAACTGGAGAGGTTGATCTTTGCTGTTAGCATTACCAGTTAAATGTCTGATCATGTGATACAAGTAATTTCTCTTCTGACAGCTTCTATTTTCTCAGTGTATTTAAAATCAAAGAGGTTTTGTCTGAGGCAGTATaaggaggatttttaaaaatttgagaaagCATTTTTGGAAAACAGGCCAATAAATGAACAACACAAAGATATTAAGATTGTAAGGTAGTCTTATGACTCCCAGCTAGGATTGATTCATTAATTTATCACTGGCACTATTGTAAGAAAGTCCAGTAAATGTACCCAACATGAAGCATAGCAAATGGTAAGTGTGCAGTGTATTACCTATAATTAATAACGGCCACAAAAATGACAATGATAAGAGTgataggaaaaaaactattacCATCGTTCCAACAAACTTAGCATGTTCTATATAGATAAAATATGTtgtattcatttatgtttttcaatGCCTCAAGTTAGCAGCATATAATAGTTGTCCTTAGTTTGTTTTAATGAGTTGTTCTCTTTGTACAATTAAATCTTATATAACCAATATGCTTGTTTATGTGGAGTTTATATTAAAACCTGGTGTGATTTGGAATCATTAACTAACATCCTGTCCCTTCAACATgataattatttgtattttggAGTTAATAGCATACACAGACATATCCATGCTTTAATCTGGTCcttgtgatggcttctctgaTAACAAGTGGATTCTCACTTAGTGCAAAATACTGTTTCTATCATAAGCTCTAAGTTTTTTGCAGGACATTTCATCCTATACAAAAGATTAAGACTTTTGGTCTGCCTCCTAAGATCCTTAAtatttgcatgctcagtcacttcagtcatgtgtctttgtgaccctgtggactgtagcccaccaggttcctttgtccttgggattgtccaggcaagaatactggagtggactgccatgccctcctctagaagatcttcccaccccagggatccaacctgtgtctcctgtgactcttgcattgcaggtggattctttaccctcctGCCTAAAATGTCCATTGTGATATCTGGTCCATGACAAAAAGTTCTTGAATTTGAGTTCTGTCTAAAACATCCATTGAGACATTTGATGCATGATTTGCTGAATAATACAACATTTcagtttgttaaaaatttttatttatatgctggagagggtgtggagaaaaaggagccctcttacactgttggtgggaatgcaaaccagtacagccactatggagaacagtgtgaagattagttaaaaaaaaaaaactggaaatagaactgccatatgacccagcaatcccactgctggacatacatactgaggaaaccagaattgaaagagacacatgtaccccagtgttcattgcagcactgtttataatagccaggacatggaagcaacctagatgtccatcaccagacgaatggataagaaaactgtggtacatatacagaatggaatattgctcagccattaaaaagaatacatttgaatcagttctaatgaggtggatgaaactggagcctattataccgagtgaagtaagccagaaagaaaaacaccaatgcagtatactaatgcatgtatatggaatttagaaagatggtaacaataaccctatatgtgagacagcaaaagagacacagatgtataggacagtcttttggactctgtgggagagggtgagggtgggatgttatgGGacaatggcattgaaacatgtaaattattatatgtgaaacagatcaccagtccaggttcaatgcatgagacagggtgcttggggctggtgcattgggatgacccagagggatgggatggggagggaggtgggggggggggtgttcaggatagggaacacatgtacacccatggtgtaTGTCTTACcagttcagtttatttcagtcactcagtcctgtgaaactctgcaaccccatggactgcaacatgccaggcctccctgtccatcaccaactcccagagtttactaaaactcatgttcattgagttggtgatgccatccaaccatctcatcctctgtcttccccttctcctcctgccctcaatctttcccatcatcagggtcttttcaaatgagtcagctctttgcatcagatggccgaagtattggagtttcagcttcaaccccagtccttccgatgaatattcaggactgatttcctttagaatggactggtttgatctccttacagtttaAGTgtctctcaagggtcttctccaatgtcacagttcaaaagtgtcaattctttggctctcaactttctttataatagtccaactctcacatccatacgtgactactggaaaaaccatagccatgactagatggacctttgttggcaaagtagtgtctctgctttttaatatgctgtctaggttggtcataacttttcttccaaggagtaagctgcagtcaatttcatggctgcagtcaccacctgcagttattttggagcccaaaaaaataaaatctgtcactgtttccccatctatttgccatgaagtgatgggaccagatgccatgatcttagttttctaaatgctgagttttaagccaacgttggGTCTACTGTTGGGCGCGGTTATACTTCCCACTTATTGATTGTTTCATCTGAGGTGTTCCAGCACTTGGAGCCTGCAGGCTGTTGGATGGGACCAGGTCTCAGTACTAAAATAGCTATCTCCAGGATAGTTTATATCAATCAATATGCCCTGGGCCCTCTGTTACCAGTTTTCTTGCCTCCACACTGAGCCA
This region includes:
- the LOC110141604 gene encoding olfactory receptor 2T11 translates to MSMKNRTASSDFILLGLLLNSKFTGIVFAVILAIFVVAVTANLVMIFLIHMDSHLHTPMYFLLSQLSIMDTLFICTTVPKLLVDMVSIQKTISFVSCGIQIFLYLTMIGSEFFLLGLMAYDRYVAVCNPLRYPVLMNRRVCLLLAAGAWFGGSLDGFLLTPITMNVPYCGSRIIDHFFCEIPAVLKLACADTSLYETLMYICCVLMLLIPISIISTSYSLILLTVHRMRSAEGRKKAFTTCSSHLTVVSIFYGAAFYTYVLPKSFHTPEQDKVVSAFYTIVTPMLNPLIYSLRNKDVMGAFKKIFSQCLST